In a single window of the Metopolophium dirhodum isolate CAU chromosome 2, ASM1992520v1, whole genome shotgun sequence genome:
- the LOC132939015 gene encoding trimethylguanosine synthase-like, whose product MRHLLFTNFDRGILLDTESFYSVCPEVLSYHIAKRCKNNIVLDPFCGAGGNIIQLAKTCKRVIACDIDPDKIRLARHNAEIYGVAHKIDFVVGDFFQIYPKLKADVVFMSPPWGGPGYSIEKSYSLTSMCDNYFGGGFGIFDIVKTIAPNIAFHMPKTTNILECMWLANDFGKVEIQQNIINGRLNSITAFYGDFH is encoded by the exons ATGAGGCACttgttatttacaaattttgatCGCGGTATTCTTTTGGACACAG aGAGCTTCTATTCGGTCTGTCCGGAGGTATTAAGTTATCATATAGCAAAGCGTTGTAAAAATAACATAGTGTTGGATCCTTTTTGTGGAGCTGgtggtaatattatacagctagcaaaaacatgcaaacgag ttataGCATGTGATATTGATCCAGATAAGATAAGATTAGCACGGCATAATGCTGAGATATATGGTGTTGctcataaaattgattttgtagttggtgacttttttcaaatttaccCAAAGTTAAAAGCAGATGTAGTATTTATGTCACCGCCATGGGGTGGACCAGGATATTCAATTGAAAAAAGCTACAGTTTAACGTCTATGTGTGACAATTATTTCGGGGGAGGTTTtggtatttttgatattgttaaaaCTATTGCGCCTAATATTGCATTTCATATGCCGAAAACCACAAATATATTAGAA TGTATGTGGTTGGCAAATGATTTTGGTAAAGTGGAAATTcagcagaatattattaatgGAAGACTGAATTCAATCACAGCATTCTATGGAGACTTTCACTAA